The window GGGACTCAATTTCATCCTGAAGGCGGTAGTTGCTGTCCAGTATCTTCTCGGATCGCGCTACAACCTGCTGATCCGGGTCTGCGCTCCCCGCGAGAACCGATCCCAGGAATGCTGTGAAATATTCCTCGTCATTCGAGAACGAAGTGTTGCAGGACTTGCATATGCGGACTGTCGGAAGGTCATTCGGAAAGGGGCGATCAAGTATGGTTTTTGAGGGAACATGGTCGAGATTGCTCTCGACATTTTTCAAGCCAGCATTGCAGTGGATACACCACCCCTTGTGCCGTTCGTCGGCATAATCCCGCATTTGCTTCATCGGTAATTTCCTTTCGACTTCAATGAGTTTTACGCCCGCCGCACGGTTCTTTCGCTGACTTTGAACAGTCGCGCGATCTCCTGAACGGCACGGTGTTCGTCATCTCTCATGCGGCGCACCTCGTTTTTTTGAGCAGGCGACAGGGCAGGGGGCCTGCCACCGATGCGGCCACGCTTGCGCGCGGACGCCAGACCTTCCTTGGTCCGTTCGGAAATCCGTTCCCGCTCGAACTGTGCAATGGATGCGAAGACGTGGAACACAAGGCGACCGGCCGGTGTCGTCGTATCTATGTCCTCGGCAAGGGACCGGAAGCCGGCACCGCGTTCGCGGATCGTGTCCACGATTTCCAGAAGATCCTTCAACGACCGGGCAAGGCGGTCGTATTTGGTGACGGTTACGATATCGCCGTCGCGGAGCTGGTCCAGCATTCTGTCCAGCTCGGGCCTCTCACGCTTCGATCCACTGATCCGGTCGGCAAACAGCTTGTTTGCTCCGGCCGCCGTCAGAGCGTCCGTCTGGGCATCGAGGCTCTGGTCATCCGTGCTGACGCGGGCATATCCGATAATCATCTTGCGAGATGGCCAGAAACGTATAGTTTTGTCCAGAATGTAAAGACCAACCAAAGCCCCGACAGGTGGCGCGTGGAGCCATAAAAGATTGGAAGATGGACCCGAGCCAGAACCGTTAGGTGAAGTTGTTGATCTATTCTGCGGCGTCGGCTCTCTGAGCCACGGCCTCATGCGGGCCGGTTTCGATATCAGGGCAGGATACGACACCGACAGACGCTGCCAACACGCATTCGAGACAAACAACGAGGCGACTTTCCATACAAGGGATGTTGCGCTGTTGCAGCCGGAAGAAATCCTGGCTCACTTCTCAGGCGAGCGTCCGTCCGTGCTGGCAGGTTGCGCTCCATGCCAACCCTTCTCGACTTACAAGCAGCGCTATGACGAAGACCCGAGATGGGATTTGGTTGATAGCTTTGCGCGACTTGCCGTGAAGGTCTCGCCAGACTTCATCACAATGGAAAACGTCCCCGCACTTCTGAAATACAAGGCTGGGGCCGTGTTCTCGAAATTCAGCCAGACTCTTCAGAATGCAGGATACCATGTGAGTTGGCAGGTCGCGAAATGTGAGCTGTTCGGCGTGCCGCAGAAACGACGACGCCTCGTTGTGGTTGCCTCTAAGGCCGCGAATCCGCCCCAGCTCTCGCCGACGCATCAAACACCGCTGACGGTGAAGGATGCGATTGCAAACCTGCCGCCTGTCGCGGCGGGAACAAGAGCGGAAAACGATCCACTGCACATCTCGGCGTCCCTGTCCGAGACCAATCTACGCCGCATCCGCGCATCACAGCCGGGCGGAACTTGGCGGGACTGGCCCTACGAACTGAGGGCAAAGTGTCATCAGCGATCGTCCGGGAAAACATACTCGGGGGTGTATGCGCGCATGGTCTGGGATGCGCCGTCTCCGACGATGACAACCCAATGCTATGGGTATGGCAACGGTCGATTTGGTCATCCTGAGCAGGACAGGGCCATTACCTTGAGGGAAGCGGCGCTCTTGCAGTCCTTCCCGCCCCAGTATTCATTTTTGCCCGATGGCGAAGCTCCGAACATGTCTGAAGTCGGCAGGTGGATCGGCAACGCCGTTCCGGTCGGGCTGGCGCAGGCGATCGGCAGATGTATCGGTTCGGTGATTGAGGAGAACGAGTTTGGCAGCAAAGAAATCACCTGATCCCTACCGCTTCGAGATTTCGCTGAGTGTCCTGAACCATCTCGGGCGGAACCTATACAGGAACTTTGTCACGGTTCTTGGCGAGGCAATTTCAAACTCTTGGGACGCCAACGCCAAGAACGTCTGGATCGAGATTGACCGGGAAAATTCGTCATTTTCGATAAAGGACGATGGCGACGGCATGGACAGCGGAGATTTTCAGGGAAAATTCCTGAAGATCGGATATTCCAAGCGCAAGTCGGGTGGCAGCAAGTCTTCCACCGGACGGCCCTATATCGGTGCCAAAGGTATAGGCAAACTGGCACTGCTTTCATGCGCAAAGCGCGTTTCCGTGTTCTCCAAAACAGGCGGCACAGACTACGTGGGCGGTGTTATCGACAATGCGGGCCTGGACGGCGCAATTCTTGGTGACAGAAGCACCGAAGAGTATCCGCTGGAACAACTGGACTTCTCGCTCATCAGCGAACTGCGTGAAGGCCACAGAAAGGGCACGATAATCTACTTCGAAGGCACGAACGACCAGCTCAAGAACTCCGACGCCTACATAAAGAAGCTTCTTGCCCTGAGCTTCAAATTCTCGCTGCTGGACGAAGAGTTTACGATCCATGTCAGCGGCGATCCCGTCACTGTTGACGACCTGAAGCCGTTGTCCGACGCGACCCAGTTTCTATGGAGCGTCAACGGCTACACCGACGCCTATATTGATGGATTGAACAATCTCGAACTGCCCGTGTCGGAAGTGACGACACCGTTGGATATCAAGGGGTTTGTCGCATCGGTAAAGAAACCGGCCAACCTCAAAATCACCGGAACCGACGAGCGCGCCACAATCGACCTGTTTGTGAATGGCCGACTCCGCGAGAAGAACATCATACGGCACATCCCATCCCAACGAATTGTGGAAAGCTATATCTACGGCCAAATCCACTTTGACACCCTCGATCGCGAAGGCACCGATCCCTTTACCAGCAGCCGGGAAGGTATCGTGGAAGACGATGAGAAATTCCGCAGTCTGATGGATTATCTCAAGCGGGACCTGCTCACGAAGATCATTGATGAGTGGGACAAGTTTCGCCTGGAAGTCAAAGACGAAGGTGACGACGACAACACACGGAAGTCCAAACGGGATCGAAAGGCGCAGGCGCTTGTGTCAGAGGCCAAGAAGGACTTTCAACCTGATGACGACGCGCCCACAAAGGATATTGTGGAGGAGTGGCTCACTGAAATGCAGGCGGATGCGGAGTTCAACACCTCTGCATACGTCGACTGTTTTCTGTCCGAAAATTTGGTCCGCAAATACATTGGCCACAAAAATCTCAGCCCGATCGACGGTATTCAGAAAGAGATTGTGAAATTCAAAGAGCGCGAAGAGAAGACGAAGCAGGCTGCGAATATCAGCTTCCCGATCCGGCAAATCTCTCTTGACCTGAGCTACTTGGATATGGACGCACTGGCGTTCACGGCGGAGGGCAGCAAGAACACAAACACTCAATCACTTTGGGGTGACGCTATCGGCTTCAAGCCCGTCAGAAATGCCGTAGGCCACACAGGACGCCTGACAAATGTGGCCAAAAACCATTTGAACACGACCTTTGAGAATATCAAAGCACGGGTCAGGACTCTGCTGTCAAACTGACGGCTTCTTAGGTCAGCCGATCCGAAAGGAAGAGCGCGGCCGTAACTTGGCGGTTTCCGGCAAAAACCTGCCACAACCTCTTTTATTTTGCCGGGGGTTTTTGTCCCTGCCAAGTGACTGACTTGGCGTGGGGCAGGGCAGGGCGGCACAAACGGCCGTTTACGCCGTGGCTTGACGGTTATGGCCCGGCGTTATTGTCTTTGCACCAGTCACTCTCGCAGATCAGCTCGCGCGTCTCGGATGATTGTCCACGAAGAATGCAGGAACAGTGCCGCTATACCGAAGGCGACGATCAGGTCCGGCCAGGCGCTGCCAAACCATGCGACAAGCCCGGCCGCGACTACCACGGCGAAGTTGCCGATGGCATCGTTGCGCGAGAACAGCCAGACCGCCCGCATGTTGGCGTCTCCCTTCCGGTGCTTCAGAAGGGGTAAGACGGCAAGGATATTGACGATCAACGCGCCCATAGCGAATGCGCTCATCAGCCCTGCCTCGGGCGTGGCTTGGTTCAGGACGCGCCAGAGCGTGCTGGCAACGACCCCGAGACCCAAAAGGCCAAGGAACAGGCCTTGGATCATGGCGGATCGGGCACGCCACGTCAGGCTCCAGCCGATGGCGAGCAAGCCGAGAAACGTAATCGCCCCGTCGCCGAGAAAATCGAGGGCATCCGCCTTCAGCGCCTGCGAGCCGGACAGAAACCCACCCGCCATTTCCACGACACCATAGCCAAGGTTGAGCACCACCACGATCCAGAGCGCCCAGCGATAGGACGGGTCCTTGTAGCCCGGATCGGCCGAGACATCGTCACCCTCGATCCGCTCGAAACCGTAGCCTGTCGATTCCAGCGCCAAGCGCACCTTTGGAAGATAGTTTTCCGCGATGCGCAGCGTGATGATGTGGGTTGCCGCCGAAACCTTGACGTCCTCCGCCGAGACGCCAGCCGACCGCGCAGCACGCTCGATCTCGGCCACATCCTTCGCGCAATCCATCCCCTGCACCCGCATCCGGATCGGAGCGGTTTGCGCGCCGGTTTCGGGTGTGCTCATGACACCGCCTCACCCGTGATCGCTGCGCGCGTCGCCGTCTGCAATCTCGACAGTCACATGCTCGACGCCCGTTAGCTCTTGAACTCGTTTCTTGACTTCGAGACGCACCTCTTGGGCATTCGCGCCGGATTCGATGTCGACCTCCAGTGTCGCCATCGGTCGTTCCTGAGTGATCGACCACGCGTGAATGTGATGGGCGCGCGCGACACCGGCAATATTCGCCGCGAGATCGGATGCGATTGCGCGGGTGTCGAAACCGCGTGGCGCTCCCTCAAGCAAAATGTGTCCGCTTTCACGCACGACGCTCCAGGCGGAGCGCAGGATCAGCAGGACAACGAACACTGATAAGATCGGATCAATCGGGGTCCATCCCGTCCAGATGATGACCAATGACGCGACAATGGCAGCGACGGACCCCAACAAGTCTCCCATGACATGAAGCGCGGCGGCCCGCACATTCAGGTTGTCGCCTTCGGCACGCGACAGCACCCAGAATGCGAGTATGTTGACGATAAGACCACCGACAGCGACCCAGAGCATGAGTCCACCAAGGACTTCTGAGGGGTCACGCAATCGGTGGAAAGCCTCGACGACGATCCAGATGGCAATGGCGAACAGGCTCAGCCCGTTCACGAAAGCCGCGAGGACTGAAAAACGGTCGAACCCGTAGGTGCGCTTCCAATCTGCCGGTTTACGCGCAAGTCGGAACGCCAGCCAAGCAAGGATGAGAGACGCGAAATCGGTCAACATGTGACCGGCATCCGCCAGAAGCGCGAGACTGCCGGAGATAAGCCCGCCGACGACCTCAGCCCCCATGAAACCACCGGTAAGGATTGCAGCAATCGCGATTGCCCGCTCTTTGGACCGCCGCTCTTCTTCCGGTGCGTCTTTGGACAGGGTCGGGCCGTGGGAATGGCCGTCCCCGTGATCGTGGCCTACGGCCATTTCTTAACTCCGTGTTCGAGTTGTGACCCGACGAAATTTGCAAATTGCAGCGAAGCGATGACGAAACAGGTCAATTTCGTCATCGGCTTTCACCACCGTTTTCTGTCAAATAGCCCGGCACCCCGAGAAAACGAGGCGCGCTCTTGCAGTAACGCCGGTACGGATCGCCATAGATCTCTTCCAACCAAGGCTCTTCGGCGAACGGAGCGAGAGCCAGGGCTGCAACGCCGCTCGCGGCGATGATCCAAGCCGATGGCGATGCGGAAAGAACGGCCCATCCGGTCAGAATGCCCATGTCGGCCAGATATTGCGGGTTGCGCGTGTAGCGATATAGGCCGTCAGTCTTCAGCTGGCCCCGCGCGCCGCTCGTTGCATCCATACCAATGCCGAAGACGCCCCGCCATACGATTATGTTTCCTCCGACGATGAGCGGCACACCAACGCCGAACCTGAGCCAATCGAACCAATCGAGCGCATTCCATTCGATAATGCCGACAATCGGCGCAGCTACGAATATTACCACGGTCGGGGTCCAGACCATGGCTTGCGTGAACACGGTGACCCGGCCGGTCGGCCATAAACGATGGGATGGAAAAAGGATGGACCAAATAAGTATCGCGGCGAGAAACGCCGCGCATATCAGCGCGGCGATAGTCACTGCTCCTACGTAAAAGCTCACGATGCCGTCTCCGGCTGATCGACTTTTCTTGGGCCGATATGAACTTGGTTATGCGGCATCCGCTGCACCTTGCCTAGAATATTTGGCCCGACATCGGGGCGGAAAAACACGAGTCATTACAAGCCTCTGGATTCGCTACTTCCGACAAGATAATATCTCTAGCGACTAGAGGTTCAAGAGGTAATCCCATGCTTTCGATTGGCGAGCTTTCCAGACGCACCAGGGTCAAGGTTCCGACCATCCGCTACTACGAGACTGTCGGCCTGCTGACCGCACCCGAGCGCACCGGAGGCAATCAAAGACGATACGATCAGGCGGGCCTGGAGCGGTTGAGCTTCATCAGGCACGCACGTGAACTCGGTTTCTCGATTGAAGCGATCTCGTCGCTGATCGAGCTTCAGGATCACCCCGACCGGTCCTGCCAGGCGGCGACCGAGATCGCCGCCGCCCAGCTTTCAGATGTCCGGGCGAAGATCAAACGGCTCCACGCGCTGGAGAAGGAACTTTTGCGCATCGCCGATGGGTGTGACGGCGATGGCGTATCGGAAGACTGCTATGTGCTGGCGTCCCTCGCCGACCACGACCTGTGCCAGCGGGAGCACTGATCGGTCAGAACTTGAACATTTGTGTCACCAACGCGAAACACCGTTTCAGGGCATCTCATGCCCATCCGCGCGAAGCGCCGGGCCTGTCGGCGGGTGGCATTCAGGCTACTCGCCGACAGGTCATCCTGAAATCGCCCACCACCTGGATCACGCCAGAACGCAAAAGGCCCCCGCCTGCTGACGGGGGCTTTGATCATTTCGGCGGTGCGGCTGTTACTCGGCGGCCATCCGGTCGGCCTGCGCGGTGCGGTCCATGATGTAATCCACGGCCTTCTGGGCCTCGGACGCGGCGCGGAATATCGCGCGGCTGTCTTCCTTCATCGCCTCCAGCCATCCTTCGACATAGGCCGCGCTCTGGTCGAATTCAGGCTCCACCCCGATCTGCGCGCAGAGCATGCAGTTTCCGATCTCCGCGACCAGCTCCTCGAACGCGTAGGCCTTGCGGTCATTGAACCGCCCCAAACGGTCCAGCCGCTTTGTTGCGCCTGTCCAGTGGGTCAGCTCATGCGCCAAGGTGCCGTAATACCCTGCGGCCCGGTGAAATGTACCAATCGGAGGCATGTGAATCCTGTCGATCTTGATGTTGTAATAGGCGCGCGGCTCCTCGGTCACGTCGATCTGCGCGCCGGTCGCGGCAAAGAACGCCTCCAGCTCGGGGTCGGCCTCAGTGCCAAGATCACGGGGCGGATCGGGCAAGATGTAGAACTCGGCGGGCAAGCCCTCGATCTGGTCTGCGTTGAACACGCGGTAGGCCTTGGCATAGGGGATTTGCCGTTCCTCGCCGTTCTCGTCCTCGCGCTCGACAGTGCCGTATTTCACCACGGTTGCAGATTTCTCACCCTTGCGGACATGACCCCCAAGCTGCTTGGCCTGATTGAACGTCATCCAGCGGGCTGAACTGTAATCCTTGGCCATCGCGGTTGCCCAAAGCATCAGGATGTTGATGCCCCGATAGGCTTCACCGTTGAACCGTTCCGGCAAGCAGACCCCTGCCCCTCCGCCGGTCCACGGCTTGCGCCATGGCGGCGTCCCCGTCTCGATCTGCGCAATGATCTGGTTGGTGACATGGGTGTAAACGTCGAATTTCTCTTTGGTCATTTGTGACCCTCCTCGCATGATGCGGTCGGGGTCAGTTTCCCTTTCCGCCGATGGGCGGGCCTTCCTGTTCTGTTGTTTGGAATGCCCATGCATTCCGAACGGCAGAGCAGGTAAGGGCAAAGCCCGTCCTGCGGC of the Paracoccus tegillarcae genome contains:
- a CDS encoding recombinase family protein, producing MIIGYARVSTDDQSLDAQTDALTAAGANKLFADRISGSKRERPELDRMLDQLRDGDIVTVTKYDRLARSLKDLLEIVDTIRERGAGFRSLAEDIDTTTPAGRLVFHVFASIAQFERERISERTKEGLASARKRGRIGGRPPALSPAQKNEVRRMRDDEHRAVQEIARLFKVSERTVRRA
- a CDS encoding DNA cytosine methyltransferase; the protein is MEDGPEPEPLGEVVDLFCGVGSLSHGLMRAGFDIRAGYDTDRRCQHAFETNNEATFHTRDVALLQPEEILAHFSGERPSVLAGCAPCQPFSTYKQRYDEDPRWDLVDSFARLAVKVSPDFITMENVPALLKYKAGAVFSKFSQTLQNAGYHVSWQVAKCELFGVPQKRRRLVVVASKAANPPQLSPTHQTPLTVKDAIANLPPVAAGTRAENDPLHISASLSETNLRRIRASQPGGTWRDWPYELRAKCHQRSSGKTYSGVYARMVWDAPSPTMTTQCYGYGNGRFGHPEQDRAITLREAALLQSFPPQYSFLPDGEAPNMSEVGRWIGNAVPVGLAQAIGRCIGSVIEENEFGSKEIT
- a CDS encoding ATP-binding protein, with the protein product MAAKKSPDPYRFEISLSVLNHLGRNLYRNFVTVLGEAISNSWDANAKNVWIEIDRENSSFSIKDDGDGMDSGDFQGKFLKIGYSKRKSGGSKSSTGRPYIGAKGIGKLALLSCAKRVSVFSKTGGTDYVGGVIDNAGLDGAILGDRSTEEYPLEQLDFSLISELREGHRKGTIIYFEGTNDQLKNSDAYIKKLLALSFKFSLLDEEFTIHVSGDPVTVDDLKPLSDATQFLWSVNGYTDAYIDGLNNLELPVSEVTTPLDIKGFVASVKKPANLKITGTDERATIDLFVNGRLREKNIIRHIPSQRIVESYIYGQIHFDTLDREGTDPFTSSREGIVEDDEKFRSLMDYLKRDLLTKIIDEWDKFRLEVKDEGDDDNTRKSKRDRKAQALVSEAKKDFQPDDDAPTKDIVEEWLTEMQADAEFNTSAYVDCFLSENLVRKYIGHKNLSPIDGIQKEIVKFKEREEKTKQAANISFPIRQISLDLSYLDMDALAFTAEGSKNTNTQSLWGDAIGFKPVRNAVGHTGRLTNVAKNHLNTTFENIKARVRTLLSN
- a CDS encoding cation diffusion facilitator family transporter — protein: MSTPETGAQTAPIRMRVQGMDCAKDVAEIERAARSAGVSAEDVKVSAATHIITLRIAENYLPKVRLALESTGYGFERIEGDDVSADPGYKDPSYRWALWIVVVLNLGYGVVEMAGGFLSGSQALKADALDFLGDGAITFLGLLAIGWSLTWRARSAMIQGLFLGLLGLGVVASTLWRVLNQATPEAGLMSAFAMGALIVNILAVLPLLKHRKGDANMRAVWLFSRNDAIGNFAVVVAAGLVAWFGSAWPDLIVAFGIAALFLHSSWTIIRDARADLRE
- a CDS encoding cation diffusion facilitator family transporter; protein product: MAVGHDHGDGHSHGPTLSKDAPEEERRSKERAIAIAAILTGGFMGAEVVGGLISGSLALLADAGHMLTDFASLILAWLAFRLARKPADWKRTYGFDRFSVLAAFVNGLSLFAIAIWIVVEAFHRLRDPSEVLGGLMLWVAVGGLIVNILAFWVLSRAEGDNLNVRAAALHVMGDLLGSVAAIVASLVIIWTGWTPIDPILSVFVVLLILRSAWSVVRESGHILLEGAPRGFDTRAIASDLAANIAGVARAHHIHAWSITQERPMATLEVDIESGANAQEVRLEVKKRVQELTGVEHVTVEIADGDARSDHG
- a CDS encoding methyltransferase family protein — translated: MSFYVGAVTIAALICAAFLAAILIWSILFPSHRLWPTGRVTVFTQAMVWTPTVVIFVAAPIVGIIEWNALDWFDWLRFGVGVPLIVGGNIIVWRGVFGIGMDATSGARGQLKTDGLYRYTRNPQYLADMGILTGWAVLSASPSAWIIAASGVAALALAPFAEEPWLEEIYGDPYRRYCKSAPRFLGVPGYLTENGGESR
- a CDS encoding MerR family transcriptional regulator; the encoded protein is MLSIGELSRRTRVKVPTIRYYETVGLLTAPERTGGNQRRYDQAGLERLSFIRHARELGFSIEAISSLIELQDHPDRSCQAATEIAAAQLSDVRAKIKRLHALEKELLRIADGCDGDGVSEDCYVLASLADHDLCQREH
- a CDS encoding ArdC family protein — encoded protein: MTKEKFDVYTHVTNQIIAQIETGTPPWRKPWTGGGAGVCLPERFNGEAYRGINILMLWATAMAKDYSSARWMTFNQAKQLGGHVRKGEKSATVVKYGTVEREDENGEERQIPYAKAYRVFNADQIEGLPAEFYILPDPPRDLGTEADPELEAFFAATGAQIDVTEEPRAYYNIKIDRIHMPPIGTFHRAAGYYGTLAHELTHWTGATKRLDRLGRFNDRKAYAFEELVAEIGNCMLCAQIGVEPEFDQSAAYVEGWLEAMKEDSRAIFRAASEAQKAVDYIMDRTAQADRMAAE